One window of Misgurnus anguillicaudatus chromosome 13, ASM2758022v2, whole genome shotgun sequence genomic DNA carries:
- the arhgap4a gene encoding rho GTPase-activating protein 4a isoform X3 encodes MSSHVKLWRDRVGTADYDTQIKEVRLQLAEQLRILDSHVEQKGQIFQDLADYLRRRGEIEGEYARSLDKLSERFSSRTRKKEPSHQSVVNCWQVLLTQTRQESKDHSMLSDSYSYTLPQQLSHCIENAQRLAKRSRDICTQLQDGLLKVTTELQTALKTYYQYYTEFLSAEGKLKEATKLEEKQKQSASKKMERLIEKRQFKVDEIQLKCTKARNDYLLNLSAANACLNKYYLKDLSTLIDCSDLGYHQSISKVLQFYLARRQLVQQNLCSGWQQLNAAVSELSQNQDRDALMQANISAFCMPLRFQYQPYEGDQVCEVSATHDTMSDLVTRFQQLQSRLSSVTTEVEESNKILQSAQSSVIGGIVEDTFGSVLDVPDSPLHEGSGDILASKSQQIKRRASLPDTENVYFMKVKDYLCNSSLISKLEAKHDLLKDAIQRAESLDVNQSRIQSKRSVRQRKNQLSTQIGQKLFNGDLLSYIQASGQPIPAIVENCVRFININGLHHEGLFRVPGSQMVVNQLKDAFEIGDDPLAEGMCDMDSVAGVLKLYFRGLEKPLFPEDSYAQLMECGQIDDESKKALQLKSIISTYPPPLTIVMRYLFAFLHHVSQYSDENMMQPYNLAVCFGPSLVRGPDIGDAAELQRINFLVKSIIIQHESIFPSQSELPGPVYEKCMTLEEEDCEVVAEEGDGEAQDQPQIKEAKDEVLGVAMYDYTGRSSSELSFKQGDRLILHSQASSEWWRGEVNGTKGLIPNKYISVPSMDSVQDQKVKDAVKSSTGRDQTEEQPKSEQTIRPQMRRSTAEGGTKVETTIEVDKGVCIMMNSVFQELISRQSS; translated from the exons ATGTCTTCCCATGTCAAGCTGTGGAGAGACAGAGTGGGGACAGCAGACTATGACACCCAGATCAAAG AAGTGCGACTGCAGCTGGCAGAGCAGCTGAGGATACTTGACAGTCACGTGGAGCAGAAGGGTCAGATCTTCCAGGACCTGGCTGATTATTTGCGGAGGCGAGGTGAGATCGAAGGAGAGTATGCACGCTCGCTCGACAAACTTTCTGAGAGATTCTCCTCTAGAACCAGGAA GAAGGAGCCCAGTCATCAGTCAGTAGTTAACTGCTGGCAGGTGTTATTAACACAAACACGACAAGAAAGCAAAGATCACAGCATGCTGAGTGACAGCTACAGCTACACACTGCCTCAACAGCTTTCACACTGCATTGAGAATGCCCAACGCCTGGCCAAACGA agCAGGGACATTTGCACTCAGCTGCAGGATGGACTTTTGAAGGTCACCACAGAACTTCAGACA GCATTGAAGACGTATTACCAATATTACACAGAGTTTCTGTCAGCAGAAGGCAAACTGAAGGAGGCCACCAAACTAGAAGAGAAACAAAAGCAAAGTGCTTCAAAAAAGATGGAAAGACTAATAGaaaaa AGGCAATTTAAGGTTGACGAAATTCAGCTAAAGTGCACAAAGGCACGCAACGACtatcttctcaacctgtctgcaGCTAATGCGTGCCTGAACAAATACTACCTTAAAGATCTCTCCACTCTCATAGAC TGCTCTGATCTGGGTTACCATCAGTCTATATCAAAGGTGTTACAGTTTTACTTGGCTCGTCGCCAGCTGGTCCAGCAGAACTTGTGCTCGGGGTGGCAGCAGTTGAATGCGGCTGTCTCAGAACTAAGTCAGAACCAGGACAGAGACGCTCTTATGCAGGCCAACATCTCAGCATTTTGCATGCCGCTTCGCTTTCAGTACCAACCTTATGAGGGTGACCAG GTGTGTGAAGTGTCTGCCACCCATGACACCATGAGTGATTTAGTGACTCGCTTTCAGCAGCTACAGTCCAGGCTATCTTCTGTCACTACTGAGGTTGAGGAg TCCAACAAGATACTCCAGTCAGCTCAGTCTTCAGTGATCGGTGGTATTGTTGAGGACACCTTTGGATCTGTCCTTGACGTACCCGACAGCCCGTTACATGAGGGGAGCGGTGATATATTAGCCAGCAAATCTCAGCAGATAAAAAGAAGGGCCAGCCTACCAGATACTGAAAATGTGTACTTTATG aAAGTTAAGGACTATTTATGTAACAGCTCTTTAATATCAAAGCTGGAGGCCAAACATGACCTTCTTAAAGATGCTATTCAGCGAG CTGAAAGTCTTGATGTTAATCAGTCCAG AATACAATCCAAAAGATCGGTGCGACAAAGAAAAAATCAACTCAGTACTCAGATCGGTCAGAAGCTCTTCAATGGGGATCTGCTATCATACATCCAA GCATCAGGACAGCCAATTCCTGCAATCGTGGAGAATTGTGTTAGATTCATTAACATCAATG GTTTACATCATGAGGGGTTATTTAGAGTTCCAGGCTCTCAGATGGTGGTGAATCAGCTGAAGGATGCATTTGAGATAG GAGATGATCCTCTCGCTGAAGGGATGTGTGATATGGACTCTGTGGCGGGAGTGTTGAAACTTTATTTTAGAGGACTAGAGAAACCCCTCTTTCCTGAGGACAGCTACGCTCAGCTGATGGAATGTGGAC AAATAGATGACGAGTCCAAAAAAGCATTGCAGCTGAAGAGCATCATCTCCACCTATCCACCACCGCTAACCATAGTCATGAGATATCTGTTTGCATTTCTTCACCA TGTATCCCAGTACAGCGACGAGAACATGATGCAGCCCTATAACCTGGCGGTTTGCTTTGGCCCCAGTCTTGTGAGGGGCCCAGACATCGGAGATGCGGCTGAACTCCAGCGTATCAACTTCCTGGTCAAGAGTATCATCATCCAACATGAGAGCATCTTCCCCAGCCAGAGTGAATTGCCTGGGCCAGTCTATGAGAAGTGCATGACATTAGAAGAAGAGGATTG TGAAGTTGTGGCAGAGGAAGGAGACGGAGAAGCTCAGGACCAGCCTCAAATTAAAGAAGCAAAAGATG AAGTACTGGGAGTGGCCATGTATGACTACACAGGCCGTTCCTCGTCTGAGCTGTCTTTTAAACAAGGGGACCGCCTTATTCTGCATAGCCAGGCCTCTTCCGAGTGGTGGAGAGGGGAAGTGAATGGGACAAAGGGTCTAATTCCAAATAAGTATATTAGTGTGCCAAG TATGGATTCAGTACAAGATCAGAAAGTAAAAGATGCTGTGAAATCCAGCACTGGTAGAGACCAGACAGAAGAACAACCTAAATCAGAGCAAACCATACG CCCTCAAATGAGACGAAGCACAGCAGAGGGAGGAACCAAAGTGGAAACTACAATAGAAGTGGATAAG GGCGTGTGCATAATGATGAACTCAGTATTTCAAGAGCTCATTTCCCGACAATCATCATAG
- the arhgap4a gene encoding rho GTPase-activating protein 4a isoform X1 — MSSHVKLWRDRVGTADYDTQIKEVRLQLAEQLRILDSHVEQKGQIFQDLADYLRRRGEIEGEYARSLDKLSERFSSRTRKKEPSHQSVVNCWQVLLTQTRQESKDHSMLSDSYSYTLPQQLSHCIENAQRLAKRSRDICTQLQDGLLKVTTELQTALKTYYQYYTEFLSAEGKLKEATKLEEKQKQSASKKMERLIEKRQFKVDEIQLKCTKARNDYLLNLSAANACLNKYYLKDLSTLIDCSDLGYHQSISKVLQFYLARRQLVQQNLCSGWQQLNAAVSELSQNQDRDALMQANISAFCMPLRFQYQPYEGDQVCEVSATHDTMSDLVTRFQQLQSRLSSVTTEVEESNKILQSAQSSVIGGIVEDTFGSVLDVPDSPLHEGSGDILASKSQQIKRRASLPDTENVYFMKVKDYLCNSSLISKLEAKHDLLKDAIQRAESLDVNQSRIQSKRSVRQRKNQLSTQIGQKLFNGDLLSYIQASGQPIPAIVENCVRFININGLHHEGLFRVPGSQMVVNQLKDAFEIGDDPLAEGMCDMDSVAGVLKLYFRGLEKPLFPEDSYAQLMECGQIDDESKKALQLKSIISTYPPPLTIVMRYLFAFLHHVSQYSDENMMQPYNLAVCFGPSLVRGPDIGDAAELQRINFLVKSIIIQHESIFPSQSELPGPVYEKCMTLEEEDCEVVAEEGDGEAQDQPQIKEAKDEVLGVAMYDYTGRSSSELSFKQGDRLILHSQASSEWWRGEVNGTKGLIPNKYISVPSMDSVQDQKVKDAVKSSTGRDQTEEQPKSEQTIRPKVCNDKSGVGVSNVASGKISLQIPTGQYMRPGHSPGALRKTLDPQMRRSTAEGGTKVETTIEVDKGVCIMMNSVFQELISRQSS, encoded by the exons ATGTCTTCCCATGTCAAGCTGTGGAGAGACAGAGTGGGGACAGCAGACTATGACACCCAGATCAAAG AAGTGCGACTGCAGCTGGCAGAGCAGCTGAGGATACTTGACAGTCACGTGGAGCAGAAGGGTCAGATCTTCCAGGACCTGGCTGATTATTTGCGGAGGCGAGGTGAGATCGAAGGAGAGTATGCACGCTCGCTCGACAAACTTTCTGAGAGATTCTCCTCTAGAACCAGGAA GAAGGAGCCCAGTCATCAGTCAGTAGTTAACTGCTGGCAGGTGTTATTAACACAAACACGACAAGAAAGCAAAGATCACAGCATGCTGAGTGACAGCTACAGCTACACACTGCCTCAACAGCTTTCACACTGCATTGAGAATGCCCAACGCCTGGCCAAACGA agCAGGGACATTTGCACTCAGCTGCAGGATGGACTTTTGAAGGTCACCACAGAACTTCAGACA GCATTGAAGACGTATTACCAATATTACACAGAGTTTCTGTCAGCAGAAGGCAAACTGAAGGAGGCCACCAAACTAGAAGAGAAACAAAAGCAAAGTGCTTCAAAAAAGATGGAAAGACTAATAGaaaaa AGGCAATTTAAGGTTGACGAAATTCAGCTAAAGTGCACAAAGGCACGCAACGACtatcttctcaacctgtctgcaGCTAATGCGTGCCTGAACAAATACTACCTTAAAGATCTCTCCACTCTCATAGAC TGCTCTGATCTGGGTTACCATCAGTCTATATCAAAGGTGTTACAGTTTTACTTGGCTCGTCGCCAGCTGGTCCAGCAGAACTTGTGCTCGGGGTGGCAGCAGTTGAATGCGGCTGTCTCAGAACTAAGTCAGAACCAGGACAGAGACGCTCTTATGCAGGCCAACATCTCAGCATTTTGCATGCCGCTTCGCTTTCAGTACCAACCTTATGAGGGTGACCAG GTGTGTGAAGTGTCTGCCACCCATGACACCATGAGTGATTTAGTGACTCGCTTTCAGCAGCTACAGTCCAGGCTATCTTCTGTCACTACTGAGGTTGAGGAg TCCAACAAGATACTCCAGTCAGCTCAGTCTTCAGTGATCGGTGGTATTGTTGAGGACACCTTTGGATCTGTCCTTGACGTACCCGACAGCCCGTTACATGAGGGGAGCGGTGATATATTAGCCAGCAAATCTCAGCAGATAAAAAGAAGGGCCAGCCTACCAGATACTGAAAATGTGTACTTTATG aAAGTTAAGGACTATTTATGTAACAGCTCTTTAATATCAAAGCTGGAGGCCAAACATGACCTTCTTAAAGATGCTATTCAGCGAG CTGAAAGTCTTGATGTTAATCAGTCCAG AATACAATCCAAAAGATCGGTGCGACAAAGAAAAAATCAACTCAGTACTCAGATCGGTCAGAAGCTCTTCAATGGGGATCTGCTATCATACATCCAA GCATCAGGACAGCCAATTCCTGCAATCGTGGAGAATTGTGTTAGATTCATTAACATCAATG GTTTACATCATGAGGGGTTATTTAGAGTTCCAGGCTCTCAGATGGTGGTGAATCAGCTGAAGGATGCATTTGAGATAG GAGATGATCCTCTCGCTGAAGGGATGTGTGATATGGACTCTGTGGCGGGAGTGTTGAAACTTTATTTTAGAGGACTAGAGAAACCCCTCTTTCCTGAGGACAGCTACGCTCAGCTGATGGAATGTGGAC AAATAGATGACGAGTCCAAAAAAGCATTGCAGCTGAAGAGCATCATCTCCACCTATCCACCACCGCTAACCATAGTCATGAGATATCTGTTTGCATTTCTTCACCA TGTATCCCAGTACAGCGACGAGAACATGATGCAGCCCTATAACCTGGCGGTTTGCTTTGGCCCCAGTCTTGTGAGGGGCCCAGACATCGGAGATGCGGCTGAACTCCAGCGTATCAACTTCCTGGTCAAGAGTATCATCATCCAACATGAGAGCATCTTCCCCAGCCAGAGTGAATTGCCTGGGCCAGTCTATGAGAAGTGCATGACATTAGAAGAAGAGGATTG TGAAGTTGTGGCAGAGGAAGGAGACGGAGAAGCTCAGGACCAGCCTCAAATTAAAGAAGCAAAAGATG AAGTACTGGGAGTGGCCATGTATGACTACACAGGCCGTTCCTCGTCTGAGCTGTCTTTTAAACAAGGGGACCGCCTTATTCTGCATAGCCAGGCCTCTTCCGAGTGGTGGAGAGGGGAAGTGAATGGGACAAAGGGTCTAATTCCAAATAAGTATATTAGTGTGCCAAG TATGGATTCAGTACAAGATCAGAAAGTAAAAGATGCTGTGAAATCCAGCACTGGTAGAGACCAGACAGAAGAACAACCTAAATCAGAGCAAACCATACG GCCCAAAGTTTGTAATGACAAATCCGGGGTTGGTGTCAGCAATGTCGCTTCTGGAAAGATTTCATTACAGATACCCACAGGACAATATATGCGGCCCGGACATTCTCCAGGAGCTCTGCGGAAAACTTTAGA CCCTCAAATGAGACGAAGCACAGCAGAGGGAGGAACCAAAGTGGAAACTACAATAGAAGTGGATAAG GGCGTGTGCATAATGATGAACTCAGTATTTCAAGAGCTCATTTCCCGACAATCATCATAG
- the avpr2aa gene encoding vasopressin V2 receptor: MGEKVWDISVHATAGLTNFTSSSFSEHTGLNSTIRDGSYFWLLSQNGSINATQSPALLGERNMDLARAEIGVLGLILALTTLGNSFVLWVLLRRRKHNAPMHLFMVNLCLADLVVGFFQVLPQLLWDITERFQGPDVLCRSVKYLQIVGMFASSFMIVAMTLDRHNAICCPLQAYKGGAVSRWNTTIIVAWGLAFLLSVPQVFIFSRSEITPGVFECWGHFAESWGLKAYVTWMTLAVFVLPTAIITVCQVRIFKEIHDNIYLKSKHMVSADMRKNMVLFHFPILKNQTRQKDTRDNLYKANNNSDFLPSNTYSPKDSHSEPDCRETSCTDSYGHKNCYSALQRNSYNNTKPSLNPSFSPCHSPSPLSGVCKAMSKTVKMTLVIVLVYTICWSPFFIVQLWAAWDPDPPDQGVAFTILMLLASLNSCTNPWIYTAFSSSVSRELLTLLRCRPKARRGSLHDHSSDIHTSIIRTTSSDPYKITKPPDS, translated from the exons ATGGGGGAGAAAGTTTGGGATATATCAGTCCATGCAACTGCTGGATTGACCAACTTCAcctcttcttctttttctgagCATACTGGGCTCAATAGCACCATAAGAGATGGATCATACTTCTGGTTGCTATCTCAAAACGGCTCCATCAACGCCACACAGTCACCCGCTCTGCTCGGGGAGAGGAACATGGATTTAGCTCGAGCTGAGATTGGAGTTCTTGGTCTGATTTTAGCTCTCACAACACTAGGAAACAGCTTTGTACTGTGGGTTTTGCTGAGGAGACGCAAACACAATGCACCCATGCACCTATTCATGGTCAATCTGTGCCTTGCAGACCTTGTAGTGGGATTTTTTCAG GTGCTCCCTCAGCTTTTATGGGATATCACAGAGAGGTTTCAAGGTCCTGATGTGCTGTGTCGCTCTGTGAAGTATCTGCAGATTGTGGGAATGTTTGCATCCTCTTTCATGATTGTTGCGATGACATTGGACCGCCATAACGCCATCTGCTGCCCCCTACAGGCTTACAAAGGAGGGGCTGTTTCACGCTGGAACACAACCATTATAGTGGCCTGGGGTCTTGCGTTTCTTCTCAGTGTGCCACAG GTATTTATTTTCTCCAGGTCAGAGATTACTCCAGGAGTGTTTGAATGCTGGGGACACTTTGCTGAGTCCTGGGGTCTGAAGGCTTACGTCACCTGGATGACTTTAGCTGTATTTGTGCTTCCTACCGCTATTATCACCGTATGCCAG GTACGAATATTCAAAGAGATCCACGACAACATCTACCTGAAATCAAAGCACATGGTATCTGCTGATATGAGGAAGAACATGGTGCTCTTTCACTTCCCCATTCTCAAAAACCAGACCAGACAGAAAGACACAAGAGATAATCTCTATAAAGCAAACAACAACAGTGACTTCTTACCTTCAAACACCTACAGCCCTAAAGATTCACATTCGGAGCCAGATTGCCGTGAAACGTCTTGCACGGACAGCTACGGTCACAAAAACTGTTACTCTGCTCTTCAGAGGAACTCTTACAACAACACCAAACCTTCCTTAAACCCCTCTTTTTCACCTTGCCACTCACCTTCACCTCTTTCAGGTGTGTGTAAAGCTATGTCCAAAACAGTGAAGATGACTCTGGTTATTGTTCTGGTCTATACCATTTGCTGGTCCCCCTTCTTCATCGTACAGCTCTGGGCAGCCTGGGACCCGGACCCACCTGACCAAg GTGTGGCTTTCACCATCCTCATGTTGCTTGCCAGTCTCAACTCCTGCACTAACCCATGGATCTACACGGCGTTCTCCAGCAGCGTTTCCCGGGAACTCCTAACACTGCTGCGCTGTCGGCCAAAGGCCCGCAGGGGCTCTCTCCACGACCACTCCAGCGACATCCACACCTCTATCATCAGGACAACCAGTTCCGATCCATACAAAATAACCAAACCCCCCGACTCCTGA
- the arhgap4a gene encoding rho GTPase-activating protein 4a isoform X2 — protein MSSHVKLWRDRVGTADYDTQIKEVRLQLAEQLRILDSHVEQKGQIFQDLADYLRRRGEIEGEYARSLDKLSERFSSRTRKKEPSHQSVVNCWQVLLTQTRQESKDHSMLSDSYSYTLPQQLSHCIENAQRLAKRSRDICTQLQDGLLKVTTELQTALKTYYQYYTEFLSAEGKLKEATKLEEKQKQSASKKMERLIEKRQFKVDEIQLKCTKARNDYLLNLSAANACLNKYYLKDLSTLIDCSDLGYHQSISKVLQFYLARRQLVQQNLCSGWQQLNAAVSELSQNQDRDALMQANISAFCMPLRFQYQPYEGDQVCEVSATHDTMSDLVTRFQQLQSRLSSVTTEVEESNKILQSAQSSVIGGIVEDTFGSVLDVPDSPLHEGSGDILASKSQQIKRRASLPDTENVYFMKVKDYLCNSSLISKLEAKHDLLKDAIQRAESLDVNQSRIQSKRSVRQRKNQLSTQIGQKLFNGDLLSYIQASGQPIPAIVENCVRFININGLHHEGLFRVPGSQMVVNQLKDAFEIGDDPLAEGMCDMDSVAGVLKLYFRGLEKPLFPEDSYAQLMECGQIDDESKKALQLKSIISTYPPPLTIVMRYLFAFLHHVSQYSDENMMQPYNLAVCFGPSLVRGPDIGDAAELQRINFLVKSIIIQHESIFPSQSELPGPVYEKCMTLEEEDCEVVAEEGDGEAQDQPQIKEAKDEVLGVAMYDYTGRSSSELSFKQGDRLILHSQASSEWWRGEVNGTKGLIPNKYISVPSMDSVQDQKVKDAVKSSTGRDQTEEQPKSEQTIRPKVCNDKSGVGVSNVASGKISLQIPTGQYMRPGHSPGALRKTLECPSNETKHSRGRNQSGNYNRSG, from the exons ATGTCTTCCCATGTCAAGCTGTGGAGAGACAGAGTGGGGACAGCAGACTATGACACCCAGATCAAAG AAGTGCGACTGCAGCTGGCAGAGCAGCTGAGGATACTTGACAGTCACGTGGAGCAGAAGGGTCAGATCTTCCAGGACCTGGCTGATTATTTGCGGAGGCGAGGTGAGATCGAAGGAGAGTATGCACGCTCGCTCGACAAACTTTCTGAGAGATTCTCCTCTAGAACCAGGAA GAAGGAGCCCAGTCATCAGTCAGTAGTTAACTGCTGGCAGGTGTTATTAACACAAACACGACAAGAAAGCAAAGATCACAGCATGCTGAGTGACAGCTACAGCTACACACTGCCTCAACAGCTTTCACACTGCATTGAGAATGCCCAACGCCTGGCCAAACGA agCAGGGACATTTGCACTCAGCTGCAGGATGGACTTTTGAAGGTCACCACAGAACTTCAGACA GCATTGAAGACGTATTACCAATATTACACAGAGTTTCTGTCAGCAGAAGGCAAACTGAAGGAGGCCACCAAACTAGAAGAGAAACAAAAGCAAAGTGCTTCAAAAAAGATGGAAAGACTAATAGaaaaa AGGCAATTTAAGGTTGACGAAATTCAGCTAAAGTGCACAAAGGCACGCAACGACtatcttctcaacctgtctgcaGCTAATGCGTGCCTGAACAAATACTACCTTAAAGATCTCTCCACTCTCATAGAC TGCTCTGATCTGGGTTACCATCAGTCTATATCAAAGGTGTTACAGTTTTACTTGGCTCGTCGCCAGCTGGTCCAGCAGAACTTGTGCTCGGGGTGGCAGCAGTTGAATGCGGCTGTCTCAGAACTAAGTCAGAACCAGGACAGAGACGCTCTTATGCAGGCCAACATCTCAGCATTTTGCATGCCGCTTCGCTTTCAGTACCAACCTTATGAGGGTGACCAG GTGTGTGAAGTGTCTGCCACCCATGACACCATGAGTGATTTAGTGACTCGCTTTCAGCAGCTACAGTCCAGGCTATCTTCTGTCACTACTGAGGTTGAGGAg TCCAACAAGATACTCCAGTCAGCTCAGTCTTCAGTGATCGGTGGTATTGTTGAGGACACCTTTGGATCTGTCCTTGACGTACCCGACAGCCCGTTACATGAGGGGAGCGGTGATATATTAGCCAGCAAATCTCAGCAGATAAAAAGAAGGGCCAGCCTACCAGATACTGAAAATGTGTACTTTATG aAAGTTAAGGACTATTTATGTAACAGCTCTTTAATATCAAAGCTGGAGGCCAAACATGACCTTCTTAAAGATGCTATTCAGCGAG CTGAAAGTCTTGATGTTAATCAGTCCAG AATACAATCCAAAAGATCGGTGCGACAAAGAAAAAATCAACTCAGTACTCAGATCGGTCAGAAGCTCTTCAATGGGGATCTGCTATCATACATCCAA GCATCAGGACAGCCAATTCCTGCAATCGTGGAGAATTGTGTTAGATTCATTAACATCAATG GTTTACATCATGAGGGGTTATTTAGAGTTCCAGGCTCTCAGATGGTGGTGAATCAGCTGAAGGATGCATTTGAGATAG GAGATGATCCTCTCGCTGAAGGGATGTGTGATATGGACTCTGTGGCGGGAGTGTTGAAACTTTATTTTAGAGGACTAGAGAAACCCCTCTTTCCTGAGGACAGCTACGCTCAGCTGATGGAATGTGGAC AAATAGATGACGAGTCCAAAAAAGCATTGCAGCTGAAGAGCATCATCTCCACCTATCCACCACCGCTAACCATAGTCATGAGATATCTGTTTGCATTTCTTCACCA TGTATCCCAGTACAGCGACGAGAACATGATGCAGCCCTATAACCTGGCGGTTTGCTTTGGCCCCAGTCTTGTGAGGGGCCCAGACATCGGAGATGCGGCTGAACTCCAGCGTATCAACTTCCTGGTCAAGAGTATCATCATCCAACATGAGAGCATCTTCCCCAGCCAGAGTGAATTGCCTGGGCCAGTCTATGAGAAGTGCATGACATTAGAAGAAGAGGATTG TGAAGTTGTGGCAGAGGAAGGAGACGGAGAAGCTCAGGACCAGCCTCAAATTAAAGAAGCAAAAGATG AAGTACTGGGAGTGGCCATGTATGACTACACAGGCCGTTCCTCGTCTGAGCTGTCTTTTAAACAAGGGGACCGCCTTATTCTGCATAGCCAGGCCTCTTCCGAGTGGTGGAGAGGGGAAGTGAATGGGACAAAGGGTCTAATTCCAAATAAGTATATTAGTGTGCCAAG TATGGATTCAGTACAAGATCAGAAAGTAAAAGATGCTGTGAAATCCAGCACTGGTAGAGACCAGACAGAAGAACAACCTAAATCAGAGCAAACCATACG GCCCAAAGTTTGTAATGACAAATCCGGGGTTGGTGTCAGCAATGTCGCTTCTGGAAAGATTTCATTACAGATACCCACAGGACAATATATGCGGCCCGGACATTCTCCAGGAGCTCTGCGGAAAACTTTAGAGTGT CCCTCAAATGAGACGAAGCACAGCAGAGGGAGGAACCAAAGTGGAAACTACAATAGAAGTGGATAA